One genomic window of Malaciobacter molluscorum LMG 25693 includes the following:
- a CDS encoding NAD(+)/NADH kinase encodes MHKISKEKLQSKSKVGIILRPSTPEIKENYFIIKHCFEKHNIEVFLERSSASMIDEDGYDLDMICDTVDFFASIGGDGTLISVVRRTFKSNKPVLGINLGNLGFLTDLKIADLDNFLDNLETDNYRIDSRMIIKGSTNIKKFFAFNDIVISRKSLSSMIKIDAKIDGKPFNSYFGDGVIISTPNGSTAYNLSVGGPLVYPLTDVFIVTPVAPHSLTQRPLVLPADFEIEFTVSDNQGAVVIVDGQDIYEVEHNQSVKIQIASKKGKLIHRKTRNYFQVLNEKLQWGK; translated from the coding sequence TTGCACAAAATATCTAAAGAAAAACTACAATCAAAATCAAAAGTTGGAATAATACTAAGACCATCAACTCCAGAAATAAAAGAAAATTATTTTATAATCAAACATTGTTTTGAAAAGCATAATATAGAAGTTTTTTTAGAAAGAAGTAGTGCTTCTATGATAGATGAAGATGGATATGATTTAGATATGATTTGTGATACAGTAGATTTTTTTGCTTCAATTGGTGGTGATGGAACATTAATATCAGTGGTAAGAAGAACATTTAAATCAAACAAACCAGTTCTTGGAATAAACCTAGGGAATTTAGGCTTTTTAACTGATTTGAAAATTGCAGATTTGGATAATTTTTTAGATAATCTTGAAACTGATAACTATAGAATTGATAGTAGAATGATAATAAAAGGTAGTACAAATATTAAAAAGTTTTTTGCATTTAATGATATTGTAATATCAAGAAAATCTTTATCTTCAATGATAAAAATAGATGCAAAAATAGATGGCAAACCTTTTAACTCTTATTTTGGGGATGGTGTTATTATCTCAACTCCAAATGGTTCAACAGCTTATAACTTATCTGTTGGTGGTCCACTTGTTTATCCATTAACTGATGTTTTTATAGTAACTCCTGTTGCTCCACATAGTTTAACTCAAAGACCTTTAGTATTACCAGCAGATTTTGAAATAGAATTCACAGTTAGTGATAATCAAGGAGCAGTAGTTATTGTGGATGGCCAAGATATTTATGAAGTAGAACATAATCAATCAGTTAAAATCCAAATTGCATCTAAAAAAGGAAAACTGATTCATAGAAAAACAAGAAATTATTTTCAAGTTTTAAATGAAAAATTACAATGGGGAAAATGA
- a CDS encoding alpha/beta fold hydrolase, with protein sequence MVFILHELMGDCRNYEPCISYLNTKEYKYFFIDLRGYGLSKDILGEYNCKEAVNDILNLIKQKELKKITLLGHSMSSLIVQKFAIDYQEYLKKIILITPVLASGVKIKEEDKQNLLNDMQNDNKIEDIVKAANKRYNQTWNDYRIKLAYSSSTLEARVNYMKMYLEEDFSNEASNIKIPVKVIVGKYDFPVFSKIVIKKEFQKWYKDLEIFEIEDAGHYPMVETPVLFASKIEEFCK encoded by the coding sequence ATAGTTTTTATTTTACATGAACTTATGGGAGATTGCAGAAATTATGAACCTTGTATTTCCTATTTAAATACAAAAGAATATAAATATTTTTTTATAGATTTAAGAGGATATGGACTTTCAAAAGATATTTTAGGTGAGTATAACTGCAAAGAAGCAGTTAATGATATTTTAAATCTTATAAAACAAAAAGAATTAAAAAAAATCACTTTATTAGGTCACTCTATGTCTTCTTTAATTGTTCAAAAATTTGCAATAGATTACCAAGAATACCTAAAGAAAATAATTTTAATTACTCCTGTTTTAGCAAGTGGAGTTAAAATAAAAGAAGAGGATAAACAAAATCTTCTTAATGATATGCAAAATGATAATAAAATAGAAGATATAGTAAAAGCTGCAAATAAAAGATATAACCAAACGTGGAATGATTATAGAATAAAATTAGCCTATAGTTCATCAACACTTGAAGCAAGAGTTAATTATATGAAAATGTATCTAGAAGAAGATTTTTCAAATGAAGCTTCAAATATAAAAATACCTGTAAAAGTGATAGTTGGAAAATATGATTTTCCAGTTTTTTCTAAAATTGTTATAAAAAAAGAGTTTCAAAAATGGTATAAAGATTTAGAAATATTTGAAATAGAAGATGCAGGACATTATCCTATGGTTGAAACACCAGTATTATTTGCTTCAAAAATAGAAGAGTTTTGTAAATAA
- the rpsL gene encoding 30S ribosomal protein S12 yields MPTINQLIRKERKKVIKKSKSPALDKCPQRRGVCTRVYTTTPKKPNSALRKVAKVRLTTGFEVISYIGGEGHNLQEHSIVLVRGGRVKDLPGVKYHIVRGALDTAGVANRTVARSKYGTKRPKK; encoded by the coding sequence ATGCCTACTATTAATCAGCTTATTAGAAAAGAGCGAAAAAAGGTGATTAAAAAATCTAAATCACCAGCATTAGACAAATGTCCACAAAGAAGAGGAGTATGTACAAGAGTATATACAACAACTCCAAAAAAACCTAACTCGGCTTTAAGAAAAGTTGCAAAAGTTAGATTAACAACTGGATTTGAAGTTATTTCATATATCGGTGGTGAGGGTCACAACTTGCAAGAACACTCTATCGTATTAGTTAGAGGGGGAAGAGTTAAGGATTTACCTGGGGTTAAGTATCACATCGTTAGAGGTGCTTTAGATACAGCTGGTGTTGCAAACAGAACTGTTGCAAGATCTAAATATGGTACTAAAAGACCTAAGAAATAA
- a CDS encoding AAA family ATPase codes for MINRIFIKDFLSFDEVDLEFDKGLVVFTGPSGAGKSILMESILSLFAIKEAKAKLAEVVLYSSINDEDFDISKNDEIVIKEIRKDKTRYLLNNQTISKKRLHRFSSLLIKHLSLKDKSDFESAKLIDSLDLLSSKTNKNFISLRNSFQEEYKKLSLLQKELNKLVEDENKVEELKEFAKFEIEKIEALDPKVEEYENLIEIKRKLSKKDKIEDAIKSVAPIFENSHYVSNALELLEVDGSFFDDAINELNNHFEKFNDTLYELEDLDIEDVLNRIEKLSSLQKRFGSIKEALEYKEQKKIELEKYENITFEKSKLEKDIKSLKIKVEELALNISNERKKSVITLEKRINHYLKFLYLSNAKILIEKKTLDSTGFDEVIFELNGVDLDTISSGEFNRLRLALLTSISEFQIVENGVLFLDEIDANLSGKESSAIATVLSELSKSYQIFAISHQPQLTSTANQHFLVDKKDGKSSVKLLNKKQRIYEISRMISGENITDEALQFATNLLK; via the coding sequence ATGATAAATAGAATTTTTATAAAAGATTTTTTATCTTTTGACGAAGTTGATTTAGAGTTTGATAAGGGATTAGTTGTTTTTACTGGTCCAAGTGGTGCTGGTAAATCTATTTTAATGGAATCTATATTATCTTTGTTTGCTATAAAAGAAGCAAAAGCAAAATTAGCAGAAGTTGTTTTATATAGTTCTATAAATGATGAAGATTTTGATATTAGTAAAAATGATGAAATTGTTATAAAAGAGATAAGAAAAGATAAAACGAGATATCTTTTAAATAATCAGACAATATCAAAAAAAAGATTACATAGATTTTCTTCTTTATTAATAAAACATTTAAGTTTAAAAGATAAAAGTGATTTTGAAAGTGCTAAATTAATTGATTCTTTAGATTTATTATCTTCAAAAACTAATAAAAACTTTATTAGTTTAAGAAATAGTTTTCAAGAAGAGTATAAAAAGTTATCCTTATTACAAAAAGAGTTAAATAAGCTTGTTGAAGATGAAAATAAAGTAGAAGAATTAAAAGAGTTTGCAAAATTCGAAATAGAAAAGATTGAGGCACTTGATCCTAAAGTTGAAGAGTATGAAAATTTAATTGAAATTAAAAGAAAATTATCTAAAAAAGATAAAATTGAAGATGCAATAAAAAGTGTTGCTCCAATATTTGAAAATTCACATTATGTATCTAATGCTTTAGAATTATTAGAAGTAGATGGTTCTTTTTTTGATGATGCAATAAATGAGCTTAATAATCATTTTGAGAAATTTAATGATACTTTATATGAATTAGAAGACTTAGATATAGAAGATGTGTTAAATCGAATAGAAAAATTATCTTCGTTACAAAAAAGATTTGGTTCTATAAAAGAGGCTTTAGAATATAAAGAGCAAAAAAAAATAGAATTGGAAAAATATGAAAATATAACTTTTGAAAAAAGTAAGTTAGAAAAAGATATAAAATCTCTTAAAATAAAAGTAGAAGAATTAGCTTTAAATATTAGTAATGAAAGAAAAAAATCAGTTATTACTTTAGAAAAAAGAATAAACCATTATTTAAAATTTTTATATTTATCAAATGCAAAAATTTTAATAGAGAAAAAAACATTAGATTCTACTGGTTTTGATGAAGTTATTTTTGAATTAAATGGAGTTGATTTAGATACTATAAGTAGTGGTGAGTTCAATAGATTAAGACTTGCATTATTGACTTCTATTAGTGAGTTTCAAATTGTTGAAAATGGAGTTTTATTTTTAGATGAAATAGATGCAAATTTAAGTGGTAAAGAAAGTTCTGCAATTGCTACAGTTCTTAGTGAATTATCAAAATCTTATCAAATATTTGCGATTTCTCATCAACCTCAATTAACTTCAACTGCAAATCAACATTTCTTAGTTGATAAAAAAGATGGAAAATCAAGTGTCAAATTATTAAATAAAAAGCAAAGAATATATGAAATATCAAGAATGATAAGTGGTGAGAATATAACAGATGAAGCGCTACAATTTGCAACAAATCTTTTAAAATAA
- the rpsG gene encoding 30S ribosomal protein S7 produces the protein MRRRKAPVREIMADPIYNSKVITKFINTIMLDGKKSVAEKIMYGAIANLDARGEESGIELFEKAIENVKPLLEVKSRRVGGATYQVPVEVRAVRRQTLALRWLVDASRKRNERTMVERLANELFEAANERGASFKKKEDMHRMAEANKAFAHYRW, from the coding sequence ATGAGAAGAAGAAAAGCTCCAGTTAGAGAAATTATGGCTGATCCTATCTACAATAGTAAAGTGATCACAAAATTTATTAATACAATTATGCTTGATGGTAAAAAATCAGTAGCTGAAAAAATTATGTATGGTGCAATTGCAAACTTAGATGCTAGAGGTGAAGAGTCTGGTATTGAATTATTTGAAAAAGCAATTGAAAATGTAAAACCACTTTTAGAAGTTAAATCTAGAAGAGTTGGTGGAGCTACTTACCAAGTTCCTGTTGAAGTTAGAGCTGTAAGAAGACAAACTTTAGCATTAAGATGGCTTGTAGATGCATCTAGAAAAAGAAATGAAAGAACTATGGTAGAAAGATTAGCTAATGAGCTATTTGAAGCTGCTAACGAAAGAGGGGCTTCTTTCAAGAAGAAAGAAGATATGCATAGAATGGCAGAAGCTAATAAAGCGTTTGCTCATTATAGATGGTAG
- a CDS encoding ankyrin repeat domain-containing protein: MLNKLFKKYTREDLLEALKSSTFNDTKADAMLKDVDVNYRDETNKTYLHIIAEANLVESLKWLISKKVDINALDTENNTPLIYASRYGCTQAVRTLLQLHADPNIVNAKGRTAIQEALKNNKKDVYVLLKNVTKNLDNVDEDGHTIIFDAIDSQNVDLVKDVIKLQGNALNKKILFYPNTYANTAIIKFLSEFIDLNTPDERGRTPLFYLVKNGALNIDSFTFAMEKGADINHVDEDGNTVLMALIEEIIETDPSEKEKIKNLIGMIPWLIDENVDYNLCNKNGDNALMLATKNNNLKVVETLLDYEVDPNYINDRNETALAFAAVKGKSNIDLVSLLLDYGARPNISDENGKTIIEKLIEIELYLRNKKKLKMKARQQINENENYKSVLEEILLNGEVNLTMLNSEGNPYFFDAVEHGNIDLVKMLVKYGADINLKNKDGYNIIYYYMSKNISFRKIADQQNYLIMLRNIISLGADPNSRDDFGGITLHKAILDNDIQTIKVLINAGADINAVDNKGRNMVHNAMWQNKVKVFRLLYSYNKQLINKPDKFGVLPINYAAFLGYNELVIELIDSGSYVNNPYKKTHYIFNFLKKFHKNLRPLLENTRNPADHLKMKTLVENMIKEFNVKL, encoded by the coding sequence ATGTTAAATAAACTTTTTAAAAAATATACCAGAGAAGATTTACTTGAAGCACTAAAAAGTTCTACTTTCAATGATACAAAAGCAGATGCAATGCTTAAAGATGTTGATGTTAATTATAGAGATGAAACTAACAAAACTTATTTACATATTATTGCTGAAGCAAATTTAGTTGAATCTTTAAAATGGCTAATATCAAAAAAAGTAGATATTAATGCATTAGACACAGAAAATAATACTCCTTTGATATATGCATCAAGATATGGATGCACACAAGCGGTTAGAACACTATTGCAATTACATGCAGACCCAAATATTGTTAATGCAAAAGGAAGAACAGCAATTCAAGAAGCATTAAAAAACAATAAAAAAGATGTATATGTATTATTGAAAAATGTTACTAAAAATCTTGATAATGTTGATGAAGATGGACATACAATTATTTTTGATGCAATTGATAGTCAAAATGTTGACTTAGTAAAAGATGTAATAAAATTGCAAGGTAATGCTTTAAATAAAAAAATATTATTTTATCCAAATACTTATGCTAATACTGCAATTATAAAATTTTTATCAGAATTTATAGATTTAAATACACCTGATGAAAGAGGAAGAACTCCATTATTTTATTTAGTTAAAAATGGTGCTTTAAACATAGATTCTTTTACATTTGCAATGGAAAAAGGTGCAGATATAAACCATGTAGATGAAGATGGAAATACTGTACTAATGGCACTTATAGAAGAAATTATAGAAACAGATCCAAGTGAAAAAGAAAAAATAAAAAATCTTATCGGAATGATTCCATGGTTGATTGATGAAAATGTTGATTATAACTTATGTAACAAAAATGGTGACAATGCACTTATGTTAGCAACAAAAAACAACAATCTAAAAGTAGTAGAAACATTACTTGATTATGAAGTTGATCCAAATTATATAAATGATAGAAATGAAACTGCTCTTGCATTTGCAGCAGTAAAAGGAAAATCAAATATAGATTTAGTATCTCTTCTTTTAGATTATGGTGCAAGACCAAATATTAGTGATGAAAATGGTAAAACTATTATTGAAAAACTAATTGAAATAGAGCTATATTTAAGAAATAAGAAAAAGCTTAAAATGAAAGCTCGTCAACAAATTAATGAAAATGAAAACTACAAATCTGTTCTTGAAGAAATATTGCTAAATGGAGAAGTAAATCTAACAATGCTAAATTCAGAAGGTAACCCTTATTTCTTTGATGCAGTGGAACATGGAAATATTGATTTAGTAAAAATGTTAGTAAAATATGGTGCAGATATTAACTTAAAAAATAAAGATGGATATAATATCATTTATTATTATATGTCTAAAAATATATCCTTTAGGAAAATTGCCGACCAACAAAATTATTTAATAATGCTAAGAAATATAATTAGTTTAGGAGCTGATCCAAACTCAAGGGATGATTTTGGTGGAATCACTTTGCATAAAGCAATTTTAGATAATGATATACAAACTATAAAAGTTCTAATTAATGCAGGTGCAGATATTAATGCTGTTGATAATAAAGGTAGAAATATGGTACATAATGCAATGTGGCAAAATAAAGTTAAAGTATTTAGACTTTTATATTCATACAATAAGCAATTAATCAACAAACCTGATAAATTTGGAGTATTACCTATAAATTATGCTGCATTTTTAGGATATAATGAACTAGTTATTGAACTTATTGATTCAGGATCTTATGTAAATAATCCATATAAAAAGACACATTATATATTTAACTTTTTGAAAAAATTTCATAAAAATTTAAGACCACTTCTTGAAAATACAAGAAACCCTGCTGATCACTTAAAAATGAAAACTTTAGTAGAAAATATGATTAAAGAGTTTAATGTAAAGCTATAA
- a CDS encoding peptidase U32 family protein, whose amino-acid sequence MNKKDIELLSPAGNLEKLKIAFAYGADAVYGGVSHFSLRIRAGKEFTFESFKEGIDYAHARDKKVYATINGFPFNSQIELLKKHIIKMAELEPDAFIVAAPGVVRLCREIAPQIPIHLSTQANVLNYLDAQVFWDMGVRRIIAAREISLKDVKEIKKHLPDMEIEIFVHGSMCFAYSGRCLVSAVQMGRVPNRGSCANDCRFEYTLYAANEDHSTLFRLEEEPGVGTYIFNSKDMNLASHMQEILDSGAVDSVKIEGRTKSPYYAAVTAHAYREAIDDYFDNKFDANKYQKELYTTKNRGFTDAYLIHRPFDKNDTQNHEYALSKGSYEVSGLVAEDEEHFYCKYKTYPGDEIEIFAPIGAQIEECDNEIGKIYKKDDDKFYIVFNKILTDTNKELESVHSGNTNKIQLPSKLPYLTMLRIENEEETVNN is encoded by the coding sequence ATGAATAAAAAAGATATAGAATTACTATCTCCTGCTGGTAACTTAGAAAAATTAAAAATAGCATTTGCTTATGGAGCTGATGCAGTTTATGGTGGGGTTAGTCATTTTAGTTTAAGAATTAGAGCAGGAAAAGAGTTTACTTTTGAATCTTTTAAAGAAGGTATTGATTATGCTCATGCAAGAGATAAAAAAGTATATGCAACTATTAATGGTTTCCCTTTTAATTCACAAATAGAATTATTAAAAAAACATATTATTAAAATGGCAGAGCTTGAACCAGATGCTTTTATTGTAGCTGCACCTGGTGTTGTTAGACTTTGTAGAGAAATAGCTCCACAAATTCCAATACATTTATCTACACAAGCAAATGTATTAAATTATCTTGATGCACAAGTTTTTTGGGATATGGGTGTAAGAAGAATTATCGCTGCACGTGAGATTTCATTAAAAGATGTAAAAGAGATAAAAAAACATCTTCCTGATATGGAAATAGAAATTTTTGTACATGGATCTATGTGTTTTGCATATTCTGGCAGATGTTTAGTAAGTGCAGTTCAAATGGGTAGAGTTCCAAATAGAGGAAGCTGCGCAAATGATTGTAGATTTGAATATACTCTTTATGCTGCAAATGAAGATCATAGTACACTATTTAGACTTGAGGAAGAACCAGGTGTTGGAACATATATTTTTAATTCAAAAGATATGAATTTAGCCTCACATATGCAAGAGATTTTAGATTCAGGTGCTGTTGATTCTGTAAAAATTGAAGGAAGAACAAAATCTCCTTATTATGCAGCAGTTACAGCACATGCATATAGAGAAGCAATTGATGATTATTTTGATAATAAATTTGATGCAAATAAGTATCAAAAAGAGTTATATACTACAAAAAATAGAGGTTTTACAGATGCATATTTAATCCATAGACCTTTTGATAAAAATGATACACAAAATCATGAATATGCCTTAAGTAAAGGAAGTTATGAAGTTAGTGGACTTGTGGCTGAAGATGAAGAACATTTTTATTGTAAGTATAAAACATATCCTGGCGATGAAATCGAAATATTTGCTCCAATAGGTGCACAAATTGAAGAATGTGATAACGAAATTGGAAAAATATATAAAAAAGATGATGATAAATTTTATATAGTGTTTAATAAGATTTTAACTGATACAAATAAAGAGTTAGAATCAGTTCATAGTGGAAATACTAATAAAATACAATTACCTTCAAAACTTCCATATTTAACGATGTTACGTATTGAAAATGAAGAGGAAACTGTAAATAACTAA
- a CDS encoding MFS transporter: protein MMTKQLFPLALGGLGIGTTEFVIMGLLPDVANDIGVSIPIAGHLISAYAFGVVIGAPILVALSAKFPPKNVLIAFMLLFTFFNFLSTIAPDYNTLMMTRFLSGLPHGAFFGVGTVVASKLAKEGKSAQAIASMFTGLTVANLAMVPFVTYIGHHYHWRYAFAIVSLIGLFTILFLYRNLPKQKVLRTVTLKEELEFFKTIKAWHILLIVSIGFGGLFAWFSYIAPLLINVSNFEEGSISYIMVIAGAGMVVGNILGGALADKRDPMKVCIFLLSCLVIALILVFLFSSSKIISIILVFVCGTLAISMGAPINMVMLNNAKHSAMLGAAFLQAAFNVSNSLGAFFGGLPLFFDLDYNYPSLVGAFMAIIGVILCLLFIKNYQEKDKSLN, encoded by the coding sequence ATGATGACAAAACAGTTATTTCCTTTAGCCTTAGGAGGTTTAGGAATTGGTACAACAGAATTTGTAATAATGGGTCTTTTACCAGATGTAGCAAATGATATAGGTGTTAGTATTCCAATTGCAGGACACCTCATATCAGCATATGCATTTGGAGTAGTTATTGGGGCTCCAATTTTAGTAGCACTTAGTGCAAAATTTCCTCCAAAAAATGTTTTAATTGCTTTTATGCTTTTATTTACATTTTTTAATTTTTTATCAACTATTGCACCTGATTATAATACACTTATGATGACTAGATTTTTGAGTGGTTTACCCCATGGTGCTTTTTTTGGAGTTGGAACTGTTGTTGCTTCAAAACTAGCAAAAGAAGGAAAATCAGCCCAAGCAATTGCTTCAATGTTTACTGGTCTAACTGTTGCAAACTTAGCAATGGTTCCATTTGTTACTTATATAGGGCATCATTATCATTGGCGATATGCATTTGCAATTGTTTCTTTAATTGGATTATTTACAATATTATTTTTATATAGAAATTTGCCTAAACAAAAAGTTTTAAGAACAGTTACACTTAAAGAAGAATTAGAATTTTTCAAAACAATAAAAGCTTGGCATATACTATTAATCGTATCTATTGGTTTTGGAGGATTATTTGCATGGTTTAGTTATATAGCTCCTTTATTAATTAATGTATCAAACTTTGAAGAAGGGAGTATTTCTTATATTATGGTTATTGCAGGTGCAGGGATGGTTGTTGGTAATATTTTAGGTGGAGCACTTGCAGATAAGAGAGATCCAATGAAAGTATGTATATTTTTATTATCATGCTTAGTTATTGCACTTATTTTAGTATTTTTATTCTCTTCTTCAAAAATTATATCAATTATATTAGTATTTGTTTGTGGAACACTTGCCATATCAATGGGTGCACCAATTAACATGGTTATGTTAAATAATGCAAAACACTCAGCAATGTTGGGAGCTGCATTTTTACAAGCTGCATTTAATGTTTCAAACTCTTTGGGAGCATTTTTTGGAGGACTTCCATTATTTTTTGATTTAGATTATAATTACCCATCATTAGTAGGTGCATTTATGGCTATTATTGGAGTAATTCTATGCTTATTATTTATCAAAAACTATCAAGAAAAGGATAAATCATTAAACTAA
- the fusA gene encoding elongation factor G, which yields MARKTPLNRVRNIGIAAHIDAGKTTTTERILFYTGVSHKIGEVHEGAATMDWMEQEQERGITITSAATTCFWPHPKTNERLQVNIIDTPGHVDFTIEVERSMRVLDGAVAVFCSVGGVQPQSETVWRQANKYRVPRMIFVNKMDRTGADFYNVEKQVKERLKANPVPIQLPIGAEENFKGVIDLVQMKAIVWDDDAAMGSHYHVEEIPADMMDKAEEYRERMIEAAAESSEELMEKYFEEGELSEEEIVAGLKAGCLAMTITPMTCGTAFKNKGVQTLLDAVAMYLPAPTEVADIRGETQDGEAVIVPSSDEGEVAALAFKIMTDPFVGQLTFTRVYRGQLQSGTYVMNSTKMKKERIGRLLKMHANNREEVSELYAGEIGAVVGLKSTITGDTLASEKDPVILERMEFPEPVISVAVEPKTKADQEKMGIALGKLAEEDPSFRVATDEESGQTIISGMGELHLEILVDRMKREFKVEAEVGAPQVAYRETIKNPVKQEYKYAKQSGGKGQYGHVYLDIKPLVGSEENFKFNNEIKGGVVPKEYIPAVQKGCEEAMAGGILAGYPMVDIEVTLYDGSYHDVDSSEMAFKLAASMGFKQGCRSAAAQAVILEPIMKVEIETPEEYMGDVIGDCNKRRGQVQSMDDRAGVKLVTAMIPLSEMFGYSTDLRSMSQGRATYSMLFDSYLEVPKNVSDEIIKKRNG from the coding sequence ATGGCTAGAAAAACACCACTTAACAGAGTTAGAAATATTGGTATTGCAGCACATATTGATGCAGGTAAGACAACTACTACAGAAAGAATTTTATTCTATACTGGTGTATCTCACAAAATTGGTGAGGTACATGAAGGTGCTGCAACTATGGACTGGATGGAACAAGAGCAAGAAAGAGGTATTACAATTACTTCTGCTGCAACAACTTGTTTCTGGCCACACCCAAAAACTAACGAAAGACTACAAGTAAACATTATTGACACTCCAGGTCACGTTGACTTTACAATTGAAGTTGAAAGATCTATGAGAGTTCTTGATGGTGCTGTTGCAGTATTTTGTTCAGTAGGTGGGGTTCAACCACAATCTGAAACTGTTTGGAGACAAGCAAACAAATATAGAGTACCAAGAATGATATTCGTTAATAAAATGGATAGAACTGGTGCAGATTTTTATAATGTTGAAAAACAAGTAAAAGAGAGATTAAAAGCTAATCCTGTTCCAATTCAATTACCAATTGGTGCTGAAGAGAATTTCAAAGGTGTTATTGATTTAGTTCAAATGAAAGCTATTGTATGGGATGATGATGCAGCAATGGGTTCTCATTACCATGTAGAAGAAATTCCAGCAGATATGATGGATAAAGCAGAAGAGTATAGAGAAAGAATGATTGAAGCTGCTGCTGAATCTTCAGAAGAGTTAATGGAAAAATACTTTGAAGAAGGTGAATTATCAGAAGAAGAAATCGTTGCAGGTCTTAAAGCTGGTTGTTTAGCAATGACTATTACTCCAATGACTTGTGGTACTGCATTTAAAAATAAAGGTGTTCAAACTTTACTTGACGCTGTTGCAATGTATTTACCTGCTCCAACAGAAGTTGCTGATATTAGAGGTGAAACTCAAGATGGTGAAGCTGTTATCGTTCCTTCTTCTGATGAAGGTGAAGTTGCAGCATTAGCATTTAAAATTATGACTGATCCATTTGTTGGACAATTAACATTTACAAGAGTTTATAGAGGACAGTTACAATCTGGTACTTATGTTATGAACTCAACAAAAATGAAAAAAGAAAGAATCGGAAGATTACTTAAAATGCATGCAAATAATAGAGAAGAAGTTTCAGAATTATATGCTGGTGAAATCGGTGCTGTAGTTGGTCTTAAATCAACTATTACTGGTGATACATTAGCATCTGAAAAAGATCCTGTTATTTTAGAAAGAATGGAATTCCCAGAACCAGTTATTTCTGTTGCGGTTGAACCAAAAACAAAAGCTGACCAAGAAAAAATGGGTATTGCATTAGGTAAACTTGCTGAAGAAGATCCATCATTTAGAGTTGCAACTGATGAAGAATCTGGTCAAACTATTATTTCAGGAATGGGTGAATTACACCTTGAAATTCTTGTAGATAGAATGAAAAGAGAATTCAAAGTTGAAGCTGAAGTTGGTGCTCCTCAAGTTGCATATAGAGAGACTATTAAAAACCCTGTTAAGCAAGAATATAAATATGCTAAACAATCAGGTGGTAAAGGTCAATATGGTCATGTTTATTTAGACATTAAACCATTAGTTGGTTCAGAAGAAAACTTTAAATTCAACAATGAAATTAAAGGTGGGGTTGTACCAAAAGAGTATATTCCTGCAGTTCAAAAAGGTTGTGAAGAAGCAATGGCTGGTGGTATCTTAGCTGGTTATCCAATGGTAGATATTGAAGTTACATTATATGATGGTTCTTACCACGACGTTGACTCATCTGAAATGGCATTTAAACTTGCTGCTTCTATGGGATTCAAACAAGGTTGTAGAAGTGCTGCTGCGCAAGCTGTTATTTTAGAACCAATTATGAAAGTTGAAATTGAAACTCCTGAAGAATATATGGGAGATGTTATTGGTGATTGTAATAAAAGAAGAGGACAAGTTCAATCTATGGATGATAGAGCTGGTGTTAAACTAGTTACTGCAATGATTCCATTATCTGAAATGTTCGGTTACTCAACTGACTTAAGATCAATGTCTCAAGGTAGAGCAACATACTCTATGTTATTTGATTCTTATTTAGAAGTACCAAAAAATGTATCTGATGAAATCATCAAAAAAAGAAATGGATAA